Proteins co-encoded in one Dehalogenimonas sp. WBC-2 genomic window:
- a CDS encoding NAD(FAD)-utilizing dehydrogenase — MEKDLTVIIGGGAAGICAAISTVRRGGQAVICEKTSFLGKKILATGNGRCNLLNDDLSETHYNAAARVLVRSVFDRFGKAAILDFFKSLGLETYSQDGRIFPRTNQAASVLKLLEMELKRLNVPVEYGFDCDGVVRSGRGLMVTSKSGKRLGCRKVIIAGGGKTYPAFGADGGAFTLARQLGHTIVEPVPSAVPLVIKDNLCHMLQGQRIFASARSVVNGKPGEAVSGELLFTKYGLSGTCVFDISEAVSVAINRQHQTDVEVAVDMVPFMDEVPLTKELDRRRKMKVSPEDMLTGILPNKFGLVLKEHFEQNNLNIAVRSLKNRHFKVSGTRGWNEAEFTSGGVTVDEIKPGTLESKLTEGVYFAGEVLDVDGGRGGYNLGWAWASGVVAGNPD, encoded by the coding sequence ATGGAAAAAGACTTAACAGTAATCATCGGGGGTGGAGCTGCGGGTATTTGTGCTGCTATCAGTACTGTACGACGCGGCGGGCAAGCCGTTATCTGTGAAAAGACATCGTTCCTGGGCAAGAAAATTCTTGCTACCGGCAACGGCCGGTGTAATCTGCTGAACGATGATCTCAGTGAAACGCATTATAACGCTGCTGCCCGAGTCCTGGTGCGTTCAGTCTTTGACCGGTTCGGCAAGGCGGCAATACTGGATTTCTTCAAGAGCCTGGGACTGGAGACGTATTCTCAGGACGGACGTATCTTCCCCCGCACCAATCAGGCAGCCTCGGTACTGAAGCTGCTGGAGATGGAATTAAAACGCCTCAACGTGCCGGTGGAATACGGTTTTGACTGTGACGGTGTAGTGCGCTCAGGCAGAGGACTGATGGTAACGTCTAAATCCGGTAAGCGGCTGGGGTGCCGCAAGGTCATTATCGCCGGGGGCGGCAAAACCTACCCGGCCTTTGGCGCTGACGGCGGGGCTTTCACTCTTGCCCGGCAGTTGGGCCATACTATTGTAGAGCCGGTACCCTCGGCAGTACCGCTGGTTATCAAAGACAATCTATGCCACATGTTACAGGGTCAGCGCATTTTTGCCAGCGCCCGCAGCGTCGTGAACGGCAAACCGGGTGAGGCGGTTAGCGGTGAACTGCTATTCACTAAATACGGCCTTTCCGGCACCTGTGTGTTTGATATCAGTGAAGCGGTATCGGTGGCTATTAATCGTCAGCATCAAACCGATGTCGAAGTGGCAGTAGACATGGTGCCGTTTATGGACGAGGTGCCGCTAACCAAAGAACTCGACCGCCGCCGAAAAATGAAAGTGTCCCCGGAAGATATGCTGACGGGGATATTGCCGAATAAATTCGGTCTGGTTTTGAAAGAGCATTTTGAGCAAAATAACCTTAATATAGCGGTCAGGTCCCTCAAAAACCGGCACTTCAAGGTATCCGGCACCCGGGGCTGGAATGAGGCAGAGTTCACCAGCGGCGGTGTTACGGTTGACGAGATCAAACCAGGGACGCTTGAATCAAAACTGACCGAAGGTGTCTATTTTGCCGGTGAAGTGCTGGACGTTGATGGCGGGCGTGGCGGGTATAACCTCGGCTGGGCGTGGGCTTCGGGGGTGGTGGCGGGGAATCCAGACTAA
- a CDS encoding peroxiredoxin-like protein — protein MPEEFKPGCQRPAIKKTAAETPVSAETPVKEVRKPMVKVGKPAPDFTASAFHNGKFINTSLSEYKGKWVLLCFYPGDFTFV, from the coding sequence ATGCCTGAAGAATTCAAACCCGGATGTCAGAGACCCGCAATCAAAAAAACGGCGGCTGAAACCCCTGTGTCCGCTGAAACACCAGTGAAGGAGGTAAGAAAGCCCATGGTTAAAGTAGGTAAACCCGCCCCTGATTTTACAGCGTCAGCTTTTCACAATGGCAAGTTCATCAACACCAGCCTTTCCGAGTACAAAGGCAAGTGGGTGTTGCTATGCTTCTATCCAGGTGATTTCACCTTTGTCTGA
- a CDS encoding dihydrofolate synthase/folylpolyglutamate synthase produces MSLVPDQEYLVALEWLYGFVDYEAVARPRDPSRYDLRRVCLLLEKLGNPHLKTRTVHIAGSKGKGSTAAMVYSVLRQSGFKVGLYTSPHLIETTERFRVNGRDITQAEFVAVALKLKPLVAAINAEARFGELTTFEIMTVMAFVFFSEQNVEWQVIEVGLGGRLDATNVVTPDIAVITTINLEHTEVLGSTLSEIAAEKAGIIKPGVPVVSAPQAGDVEKVIEDTCRRRGAPLRLTHMASLSPSYFKDEWQFFSITGRLNRYNIRLPLLGSYQRINTAVAVATLESLIEQGVNITKNNIEDGLAATEWPGRFQIVRQHPLVIVDGAHNPAAACELIISIKAYLPTRPHPAILVIGASADKDIGGMVEVLIPEFDEVVITRARHPRSMDIERLSAAFESRRKAVHRVETVGKAIQLGMDLAGNNGLVCITGSLFVVGEALETV; encoded by the coding sequence ATGAGTTTGGTACCGGATCAGGAATACCTTGTCGCCCTTGAGTGGCTCTATGGCTTTGTAGATTATGAGGCGGTGGCCCGTCCCCGTGATCCATCGCGCTATGACCTGCGGCGAGTCTGCCTTCTCTTAGAAAAGCTTGGCAATCCCCACCTGAAAACCAGAACCGTCCATATCGCCGGCAGCAAGGGCAAGGGCTCCACCGCCGCTATGGTCTATTCCGTATTACGGCAATCAGGTTTCAAAGTTGGTCTGTACACCTCACCGCATCTCATCGAGACAACTGAACGTTTTAGGGTCAATGGTCGCGACATCACTCAGGCTGAGTTCGTCGCTGTGGCTTTGAAGCTAAAACCGCTGGTGGCGGCCATTAACGCCGAAGCCAGGTTTGGTGAACTGACCACCTTTGAGATTATGACCGTCATGGCCTTCGTGTTCTTCAGTGAGCAGAATGTAGAATGGCAGGTCATTGAGGTCGGTCTCGGCGGGCGGCTGGATGCCACCAATGTTGTGACTCCGGATATTGCCGTCATTACCACTATCAATCTGGAACATACCGAGGTCTTAGGCAGTACCCTGTCCGAGATTGCCGCTGAAAAGGCAGGAATTATTAAGCCCGGCGTGCCGGTGGTCAGCGCACCGCAAGCCGGGGATGTAGAAAAGGTCATTGAGGATACCTGCCGCCGCCGGGGCGCGCCGTTGCGGCTGACACATATGGCATCATTATCGCCATCATACTTCAAAGACGAATGGCAATTTTTTTCTATCACTGGACGATTGAACCGCTATAATATTCGACTTCCGCTTCTGGGCAGCTACCAGCGCATCAACACTGCGGTAGCTGTAGCAACGCTGGAATCACTTATTGAGCAGGGTGTTAATATTACTAAAAACAATATTGAGGACGGTTTAGCGGCCACTGAATGGCCGGGACGCTTTCAAATAGTCCGGCAACACCCTCTGGTGATCGTGGACGGAGCCCACAACCCCGCCGCCGCATGTGAGCTCATTATTTCCATCAAGGCATACCTGCCCACCCGTCCCCACCCTGCCATCCTGGTCATTGGGGCATCGGCCGATAAAGATATCGGCGGCATGGTCGAGGTACTCATACCCGAATTCGATGAGGTGGTCATTACCCGCGCCCGTCATCCCCGGTCAATGGATATCGAACGATTGAGCGCCGCGTTTGAAAGCCGCAGGAAGGCGGTTCACCGGGTCGAAACTGTCGGCAAAGCAATACAACTGGGAATGGACCTGGCAGGAAACAACGGTCTTGTATGTATCACCGGGTCGTTATTCGTAGTGGGTGAGGCGTTGGAAACTGTCTAG